A part of Paenibacillus sp. IHBB 10380 genomic DNA contains:
- the fliR gene encoding flagellar biosynthetic protein FliR — protein MEILLQSYPAFLLIFCRITSFFVVAPIYSSKGVPNIFKIGISFFISMVVYLTSGLNQKVPADMTYVLLIFSEVLIGLLLGFIAYLMFTVIQTAGSFIDIQVGFGIANVLDPMTGASVPILGSFKYMISVLLFLSMNGHHYLLDAIFYSYEWIPLSNDFYLRLFTGNISELLIRTFSEAFILAFQMSAPIVVAMFLADVGLGFLAKTAPQFNIFVIGVPLKIFLGLTMLLILVPSFTYVFSNLFEILFKSLQNLLGVIGSRPT, from the coding sequence ATGGAAATATTATTGCAAAGTTATCCTGCTTTTTTGCTTATTTTTTGTCGAATTACATCTTTTTTTGTCGTAGCACCTATCTATTCTTCTAAAGGTGTTCCGAATATTTTTAAAATTGGTATCTCATTCTTCATTAGTATGGTGGTATATCTTACGAGTGGTTTAAACCAAAAAGTGCCTGCTGATATGACCTATGTCTTGCTCATCTTTAGTGAAGTGTTAATAGGACTATTACTGGGGTTTATCGCTTACTTGATGTTTACTGTTATACAAACAGCGGGTTCATTTATTGATATTCAAGTAGGATTCGGTATTGCGAATGTACTGGATCCCATGACAGGAGCGTCAGTTCCTATACTTGGGAGTTTTAAATATATGATTTCGGTATTGTTGTTTTTGAGTATGAATGGACATCATTATTTGTTAGATGCTATTTTTTATAGCTATGAATGGATTCCATTGTCTAATGATTTTTATTTGAGGCTTTTTACTGGAAATATTTCAGAGCTCTTAATTAGAACTTTTAGTGAAGCTTTTATTTTGGCCTTTCAGATGTCAGCACCGATTGTAGTAGCTATGTTCTTGGCTGATGTTGGACTTGGATTTTTAGCTAAAACAGCACCACAATTTAATATATTTGTGATCGGTGTTCCACTCAAAATATTTTTAGGTTTGACCATGTTGCTAATACTTGTTCCTAGTTTCACTTATGTATTCAGTAATTTATTTGAAATATTGTTTAAATCCTTGCAGAATCTGTTAGGGGTTATTGGGAGTCGGCCGACATGA
- a CDS encoding protein-glutamate methylesterase/protein-glutamine glutaminase has protein sequence MDSYKVVVVDDSAFMRKIITDLIETDSVFQVVGTAVNGCEAIQKITELKPDIVTMDVEMPEMNGLEALRAVMDVYPIPVIMLSGINESGMRETILALESGAFDFIRKPSASNSQDIIQVKEILLEKMHSAMQAKQRRTAWRVEEVRKKNEVVEKTTFRTNSEPVVFIARSEKTPEVKAPTRKIPQIEVPKPKHNRLNEPVKKMTKPVKPEQVIKRVVAPLPELIKVTPSAKQEEGSWQHLIAIGCSTGGPRALKELLERIPEDIPAPIIIVQHMPPKFTKSLAQRLNSFSAIEVVEAEHGMILQKGYAYIAPGGFHMTVRRSSSGVCKISISGEEARNGHRPSVDTMFESLLPLHNIERHVVLLTGMGSDGARTMKKLYDSGVIDTYAESEETCIVYGMPRSAVELKCVTHILPLKEIPNKIVRMLK, from the coding sequence ATGGATTCTTATAAAGTCGTAGTCGTGGATGATTCTGCATTCATGCGCAAAATTATAACGGATTTAATTGAGACAGATTCTGTATTTCAAGTCGTAGGTACGGCAGTGAACGGCTGTGAAGCAATCCAAAAAATTACGGAGCTCAAACCGGATATTGTCACTATGGATGTTGAAATGCCTGAAATGAATGGACTGGAAGCCTTGAGGGCTGTGATGGATGTCTATCCAATCCCAGTGATCATGTTGTCTGGGATTAATGAATCTGGGATGAGAGAGACCATCTTGGCGTTAGAGTCAGGAGCTTTCGATTTCATTCGTAAGCCTTCGGCAAGTAATTCGCAGGACATTATTCAGGTAAAGGAAATACTGCTTGAGAAAATGCATAGCGCAATGCAAGCAAAACAAAGAAGAACGGCTTGGAGAGTAGAAGAAGTAAGAAAGAAGAATGAAGTAGTCGAGAAGACAACCTTCAGAACGAATTCTGAACCTGTGGTATTTATAGCTAGAAGTGAAAAGACGCCCGAAGTTAAGGCTCCTACGCGAAAAATACCCCAAATAGAAGTACCCAAGCCAAAGCATAATAGGTTGAACGAACCTGTGAAGAAGATGACTAAGCCTGTCAAACCAGAACAAGTCATTAAAAGAGTAGTTGCACCATTGCCGGAACTGATAAAAGTTACACCTAGTGCAAAACAAGAAGAAGGTTCTTGGCAACATTTAATAGCGATTGGTTGTTCTACTGGAGGCCCAAGAGCGTTAAAGGAACTGTTGGAACGAATTCCTGAGGACATACCCGCACCCATAATTATTGTGCAGCACATGCCTCCTAAATTTACGAAGTCTTTAGCTCAGCGACTTAACTCTTTTAGTGCAATTGAAGTGGTTGAGGCTGAGCACGGAATGATTCTACAAAAAGGATATGCTTACATTGCCCCAGGTGGATTCCATATGACGGTTAGACGATCATCTAGTGGAGTATGTAAGATTTCAATATCAGGTGAAGAGGCACGTAATGGACATAGACCGTCTGTTGATACGATGTTTGAGTCATTGCTACCACTTCATAACATTGAGCGTCATGTTGTTCTGTTGACAGGAATGGGAAGTGATGGGGCTAGAACTATGAAGAAACTCTATGATTCGGGTGTGATAGACACATATGCAGAAAGTGAAGAAACATGCATTGTATATGGAATGCCTCGTTCTGCAGTAGAATTAAAGTGTGTGACTCATATTTTACCTCTGAAGGAAATTCCAAACAAAATTGTGCGAATGCTGAAATAA
- a CDS encoding MinD/ParA family protein has product MSDQAHSLRKLVSIRENTKSSREMQGPRLAKFITVSSGKGGVGKSNFTLNFALALQTLGKKVLIFDADIGMANIDVLMGTSSKYNLYHLLSREKSIQEIIGKGPNALSYISGGSGMADLISLSDVDLQYFSSQIELMANEMDYILFDTGAGLSKENIQFITSADECLVVTTPEPTSITDAYALIKVIRGIDDQVPFQLIINRAGDEKEALRTGNKIMLAAKQFLDLEISMLGYISEDARVVQSVKKQVPFSIAFPNCTATRDIQRLARRYMVVPNSIQPNTLTGIKGFMQKWLQRT; this is encoded by the coding sequence ATGAGTGATCAAGCTCATTCCTTAAGGAAGTTAGTTTCTATTAGAGAGAATACCAAGTCATCAAGAGAAATGCAGGGCCCAAGGTTAGCTAAATTTATTACCGTATCGAGTGGTAAAGGGGGTGTAGGTAAGTCTAACTTTACGTTAAACTTCGCGCTAGCTTTACAGACTCTCGGTAAAAAAGTACTAATCTTTGATGCTGATATTGGTATGGCCAACATTGATGTACTCATGGGTACATCATCGAAGTACAACCTATATCATCTACTAAGTCGTGAAAAAAGTATACAAGAGATCATTGGAAAAGGCCCTAACGCATTGTCCTACATTTCTGGAGGATCTGGAATGGCTGATCTTATTTCACTTTCGGATGTTGATCTTCAGTACTTCAGTTCACAGATTGAGCTTATGGCAAATGAAATGGATTATATCCTTTTTGATACAGGAGCAGGATTATCAAAAGAAAATATACAGTTTATAACTTCTGCTGATGAATGCCTTGTTGTAACAACACCGGAACCTACATCGATCACCGATGCTTATGCTTTAATCAAAGTCATAAGAGGGATAGATGATCAGGTACCCTTCCAGTTAATTATTAACCGGGCTGGAGATGAAAAAGAAGCTTTGCGTACAGGTAACAAGATTATGTTAGCTGCGAAGCAATTTTTAGATTTAGAAATTTCAATGCTTGGTTATATTAGCGAGGATGCTCGGGTGGTGCAATCTGTAAAAAAACAAGTTCCATTTTCTATTGCCTTTCCTAATTGTACTGCAACAAGGGATATTCAGCGTCTTGCTAGGCGTTATATGGTAGTCCCTAATTCCATACAACCGAACACCTTGACAGGAATCAAAGGATTTATGCAAAAGTGGCTACAACGAACTTAA
- the flhF gene encoding flagellar biosynthesis protein FlhF produces MRVKRYVVDNMPEAMLQIRNDLGSNAVMLSTKEIKVGGFLGMFRKKRIEVMAAVENEGQTNPNNSAKLPRPVKQNVPNHAHSEMAVTTSTVPSLTVPRRAVPEAYRRTTDTLNAGMKGDPAPVTKEDNVDFTTAKSVAAAIAIADVPEMPQHPIEALQKQPETSHKTLVGEDQLLQEIREMKLWMAKMSRQSTLNLQLPAPLQSLEDQLIQQEVDPELRDKWLEEAMEKWEQSGKLMDEQQIKQYIRDKLTSFLSDHLGGGIEQDTKIVYIAGPTGVGKTTTIAKLAAEQLFRYQRKVGFITSDTYRISAVEQLRTYASILNVPLEVVQSPGDMQRAMQRLDYCDLILMDTAGRNYRNEMLVSELQSLLSPVGNSETYLVLSLTSKSQDMIQITEHFSKYGLDKIIFTKQDETSSYGSILNLLHHYPLHLSYLTNGQNVPDDLMLLDENLLCELLLGEDGL; encoded by the coding sequence ATGAGAGTGAAACGGTACGTAGTCGATAATATGCCGGAAGCTATGCTTCAGATCCGAAACGATCTAGGAAGCAACGCAGTCATGCTGAGTACTAAGGAGATCAAAGTGGGTGGCTTCTTAGGAATGTTCCGGAAGAAAAGGATTGAAGTCATGGCTGCAGTCGAGAATGAAGGACAGACTAATCCCAATAACTCAGCCAAACTTCCGAGACCGGTTAAACAGAATGTGCCCAATCACGCTCATTCTGAGATGGCTGTTACAACTAGTACCGTTCCTTCTCTAACTGTTCCGAGGAGAGCTGTTCCCGAAGCTTATCGAAGAACCACGGATACGCTTAATGCAGGCATGAAAGGTGATCCAGCTCCAGTTACTAAAGAGGATAATGTTGATTTCACAACAGCAAAGAGCGTCGCAGCTGCTATCGCTATTGCAGATGTGCCGGAAATGCCTCAACATCCTATCGAGGCTTTGCAGAAACAGCCTGAGACTTCACATAAGACACTTGTTGGGGAAGATCAGCTGCTTCAGGAGATTAGGGAGATGAAGCTGTGGATGGCCAAAATGTCTCGACAATCGACACTGAATCTGCAACTTCCAGCACCTCTACAAAGCTTGGAAGATCAACTGATCCAACAAGAAGTAGACCCAGAACTTAGAGATAAATGGCTGGAAGAGGCTATGGAGAAGTGGGAACAGAGCGGTAAATTAATGGACGAACAGCAGATCAAGCAATATATACGTGATAAACTTACTTCCTTCCTCTCTGATCATTTAGGTGGAGGGATTGAGCAAGATACAAAGATTGTATATATTGCGGGTCCAACAGGAGTAGGTAAAACGACAACCATTGCTAAGCTGGCAGCAGAACAGTTGTTTCGGTACCAGCGAAAGGTAGGATTCATTACTTCGGATACGTATCGAATTTCGGCAGTAGAGCAATTGAGAACATATGCATCTATTCTTAATGTGCCGCTGGAAGTTGTGCAATCCCCAGGTGATATGCAACGTGCTATGCAGCGTCTTGATTATTGTGATCTCATATTGATGGATACTGCGGGGCGAAACTATCGTAATGAAATGTTAGTCTCAGAACTTCAAAGCTTATTATCTCCAGTTGGAAATAGTGAAACTTATTTGGTTCTTAGTTTAACCTCTAAGAGTCAAGACATGATCCAAATAACTGAGCATTTTAGCAAGTATGGATTGGATAAGATTATCTTTACGAAGCAGGATGAGACCTCGAGTTATGGTTCTATTCTGAATCTATTACATCATTATCCTCTTCACCTTTCATATCTAACCAATGGACAGAATGTTCCAGATGATCTGATGCTGTTAGATGAGAATTTACTATGTGAACTGTTGCTAGGAGAAGATGGGTTATGA
- the fliQ gene encoding flagellar biosynthesis protein FliQ, with protein sequence MSSDFIIGLAGQAVYTVLKVSAPMLLMGLVVGLIISIFQATTQIQEQTLAFVPKIVAVLVSLIIFGPWILTTMVDFTFNILDNLYKYIG encoded by the coding sequence ATGAGTTCGGATTTCATCATAGGTTTGGCTGGACAGGCCGTTTATACTGTACTTAAGGTAAGTGCTCCGATGTTGTTAATGGGTTTGGTGGTCGGTTTGATTATTAGTATTTTTCAAGCTACAACTCAAATTCAAGAACAAACTCTAGCCTTTGTACCTAAAATCGTTGCTGTGTTAGTATCACTTATCATATTTGGTCCATGGATACTAACAACGATGGTAGATTTTACTTTCAATATTCTAGATAATTTGTATAAATACATCGGTTAG
- a CDS encoding chemotaxis protein CheA codes for MDMNQYLSMFIDESNDHLQSLNEKMLELEASPSDLSIVQVIFRSAHTLKGMAATMGYEDLASLTHQMENVLDLVRNEKLAMQDFIFDTLFKSLDALESMVQDITDGGSGKADVSAIVTSLQAIVRGENLSTNVTSTSESEASATANNDIQLDEFQYSVLDQSIAEGHRVLYIEIFIREDCQLKAVRAYMAFDLLERSGEIIKSNPSVQDIEQGEFEQGISLYYITQEDPEELRQRILNLSEMDKVKVIEMDQESLKLMSEMAAGIAEVAVTSEVVSVDPKPMPTPTPDVKSAAPKEPGKVNVGTPSRTIRVDIERLDVLMNLFSELLIDRVRLEQLASEARNTALTETVEHMSRVSSDLQNIVLKLRMVPVDTVFNRFPRMVRDLAKSLDKKIDLVITGADTELDRTVIDEIGDPLVHLIRNAVDHGIEPVADRLAAGKPEVGVVNLRAFHSGNHVFIEIEEDGRGIYRENVLKSAFKKGVVTEAQAANMSDEEVFQLLFAPGFSTAEKISDVSGRGVGLDVVKAKITSLGGHVTIISTPGKGTNFSVQLPLTLSIIAAMLVKIGSEKYAIPLASIVETAILQNNQVRTVHGNKMIEFRGSHIPLISLSRLFDIPDFDESQEQETEIIVIRKGERLAALAIDEFIGQSEIVLKSLGAYLPQIQGFSGATILGDGQVALILDPNAFIK; via the coding sequence ATGGATATGAACCAATACCTATCCATGTTTATAGATGAATCGAATGATCATCTGCAATCTCTCAACGAAAAAATGCTTGAATTAGAAGCTAGCCCAAGTGACCTGAGTATTGTCCAAGTCATTTTTAGATCAGCACATACACTTAAGGGAATGGCAGCAACTATGGGGTACGAGGATCTTGCCTCACTGACCCATCAAATGGAGAATGTTCTGGATTTGGTACGCAACGAGAAGCTAGCAATGCAGGATTTTATATTTGATACACTCTTCAAAAGTTTGGATGCTCTGGAATCTATGGTTCAGGACATTACGGATGGTGGCAGTGGTAAAGCAGATGTATCTGCTATCGTAACCTCACTGCAAGCTATTGTACGAGGAGAAAATTTATCTACTAATGTGACTTCTACCAGCGAGTCTGAAGCTAGTGCCACGGCTAATAACGATATCCAATTGGATGAATTTCAGTATTCTGTACTTGATCAATCTATTGCAGAAGGCCATCGTGTTCTCTACATTGAAATTTTCATTCGTGAAGATTGTCAGTTAAAAGCCGTACGTGCGTACATGGCTTTTGATCTATTAGAAAGATCAGGTGAGATTATAAAGTCGAATCCTTCTGTTCAAGATATTGAGCAAGGAGAATTTGAACAAGGCATTTCACTTTATTACATAACACAAGAGGATCCTGAAGAATTAAGACAGAGGATACTGAATTTATCTGAAATGGATAAAGTGAAAGTAATCGAAATGGATCAAGAGTCATTGAAGCTTATGAGTGAGATGGCTGCTGGTATAGCTGAGGTAGCCGTAACTTCTGAAGTAGTCTCCGTAGATCCTAAACCTATGCCTACACCTACACCAGATGTAAAGTCAGCTGCTCCTAAAGAACCTGGTAAAGTAAATGTTGGTACACCATCTCGAACAATTCGTGTTGATATTGAGCGCTTGGATGTGCTCATGAATTTATTTAGCGAATTATTGATTGACCGTGTTCGTTTGGAACAGTTAGCAAGTGAGGCACGCAATACAGCATTAACTGAAACTGTAGAGCATATGAGCCGCGTCAGCTCTGATTTGCAAAATATCGTCCTGAAGCTTCGAATGGTTCCTGTAGATACTGTCTTTAACCGATTCCCACGCATGGTACGTGATTTAGCGAAATCATTAGATAAAAAGATCGATTTAGTAATCACAGGAGCAGATACAGAGCTTGATCGTACTGTAATTGATGAGATTGGGGATCCACTAGTTCACTTAATTCGTAATGCAGTGGACCATGGAATTGAACCTGTTGCAGATCGATTGGCCGCAGGTAAACCAGAAGTTGGAGTCGTCAATCTACGTGCTTTTCATAGTGGTAACCATGTGTTCATAGAAATTGAAGAAGATGGACGTGGGATCTATCGAGAGAACGTGCTTAAATCAGCTTTCAAAAAGGGAGTTGTGACTGAGGCGCAGGCTGCGAACATGTCTGATGAAGAAGTATTTCAACTGCTATTCGCCCCAGGATTTAGTACGGCTGAGAAGATTTCAGACGTTTCAGGACGTGGTGTAGGGCTGGATGTAGTAAAGGCAAAAATTACATCACTTGGTGGACATGTAACGATTATTTCAACACCAGGTAAAGGAACTAATTTCTCTGTTCAGTTACCTTTAACTCTATCTATCATTGCTGCAATGCTAGTTAAAATCGGATCTGAAAAGTATGCAATCCCATTGGCGTCTATCGTTGAGACTGCGATTCTTCAGAACAATCAAGTTCGGACGGTTCATGGTAACAAAATGATAGAATTCCGAGGTTCTCACATTCCTCTTATATCCTTAAGTCGTCTGTTTGACATACCTGATTTTGATGAGTCACAGGAACAAGAGACTGAAATTATTGTTATCCGCAAAGGAGAACGACTTGCTGCGCTGGCAATTGATGAATTTATTGGGCAAAGTGAAATTGTCTTAAAGTCATTGGGTGCGTATTTACCGCAAATACAGGGTTTTTCGGGTGCTACTATTCTTGGAGATGGACAGGTTGCTTTGATTCTCGATCCGAATGCATTTATCAAGTAA
- the fliP gene encoding flagellar type III secretion system pore protein FliP (The bacterial flagellar biogenesis protein FliP forms a type III secretion system (T3SS)-type pore required for flagellar assembly.), with protein MKKKVALIYLLLGLISLLSATSAFAEPIPNIDISIGDSSGAPATSSLSILLLITVISIAPAILMLMTSFTRIVIVLGFVRTALGTQQMPPNQVLVGLALFLTLFVMAPTFSTMNDVALQPYLKGDITQTEALTKATDPIKKFMFSHTREKDLLLFMKYTKAEKPDNYSDISLTVMVPAFAISELKTAFQMGFMIFIPFLVIDIVVASTLMAMGMMMLPPVMISLPFKILLFVLVDGWYLVVKSLLQSFT; from the coding sequence ATGAAAAAAAAGGTCGCGTTAATCTATTTGTTATTGGGGCTCATCAGTTTATTATCAGCTACTTCTGCTTTTGCTGAGCCTATACCTAACATTGATATTTCGATTGGGGATTCCAGTGGAGCTCCAGCTACAAGTTCCTTATCTATATTACTTCTTATCACTGTAATTAGTATTGCACCTGCAATCTTGATGCTAATGACGAGTTTCACTCGTATTGTGATTGTACTTGGATTTGTTAGAACGGCACTAGGAACACAACAAATGCCTCCTAACCAAGTGTTGGTGGGACTGGCATTATTTTTAACCTTATTTGTTATGGCACCTACGTTTTCAACTATGAATGATGTAGCACTTCAGCCCTATTTAAAAGGAGACATTACGCAAACGGAAGCTTTAACAAAAGCAACCGATCCTATCAAAAAATTTATGTTTTCTCATACTAGGGAAAAGGATCTATTGTTGTTCATGAAGTATACCAAAGCAGAAAAGCCGGACAATTATTCTGATATTTCATTAACAGTTATGGTTCCGGCGTTTGCTATAAGCGAGCTGAAAACGGCTTTTCAAATGGGATTTATGATATTTATTCCTTTCTTAGTGATTGATATTGTGGTTGCAAGTACCCTAATGGCCATGGGGATGATGATGTTACCGCCTGTTATGATTTCTCTTCCATTCAAAATACTGTTATTTGTCCTTGTTGATGGATGGTATTTAGTCGTCAAGTCGTTACTACAAAGCTTTACATAG
- the flhA gene encoding flagellar biosynthesis protein FlhA — translation MKIKDITVLVGVIGIVLMMILPIPSWLLDVLLVVNISIALMILLVSMNTTEALQFSIFPSLLLITTLFRLSLNISTTKLILSNGDAGTVVATFGSWIAGGQIAIGFVVFLILVVVQFIVITKGSERVAEVAARFTLDAMPGKQMSIDADLNAGLINEKQARDRRSKVEREADFYGAMDGASKFVKGDAIASIIILIINLVGGFIIGMTIHGMPFSEALSTYSILTIGDGLVSQIPALLISTAAGLIVTRASSEGNLADDLTGQLFSYPKLIYIVAVTIAFLGFFTPIHVISTLPLALLLAYAAWKMQKNLEKKQMAEVQMEEEQQIEEVRSPESVINLLQVDPIEFEFGYGLIPLADTQQGGDLLDRIIMIRRQCALELGLVVPVIRIRDNIQLKPNEYVIKIKGNAVGGGELLLNHYLAMSPGYEDESISGIETLEPAFGLPALWIDESTKERAELSGYTVVDSPSVVATHLTELIKKHAHELIGRQETKTLIDNLRDSYPVLVDELIPSVLSVGDVQKVLAKLLREKISVRDLVTIFETLADYGNYSKDPDVLTEYVRQALSRQITQQYSQEGETLKVITVGPTLEKKIAESVQQSEQGSYLAMDPVSTQTVYQKLNEQINRLLQSGQQPIFLTSPTIRMYLRQVIERTMQDIPVLSYSELEPNVEIQSVGVVNL, via the coding sequence TTGAAAATAAAAGATATTACAGTGCTGGTAGGAGTCATCGGTATCGTATTAATGATGATTCTTCCGATCCCGTCATGGTTGCTCGATGTATTGTTGGTTGTTAACATCTCTATTGCACTTATGATTTTACTTGTATCCATGAATACTACAGAAGCCTTGCAGTTTTCTATTTTCCCATCGCTTCTCCTCATTACTACGTTATTCCGTTTATCGTTGAATATCTCGACAACAAAGCTAATCCTTTCAAATGGTGATGCGGGAACGGTAGTTGCTACGTTCGGTAGTTGGATAGCAGGTGGCCAAATTGCAATTGGTTTTGTAGTATTTCTAATTCTAGTGGTAGTGCAGTTTATTGTAATTACTAAAGGTTCTGAGCGTGTGGCGGAAGTTGCAGCACGCTTTACTTTGGATGCAATGCCTGGTAAGCAAATGAGTATCGACGCTGATTTGAACGCAGGATTGATCAATGAGAAGCAAGCAAGAGATCGTCGTAGTAAAGTGGAACGTGAGGCGGATTTCTACGGTGCTATGGATGGTGCCAGTAAATTCGTTAAAGGGGACGCTATAGCAAGTATCATTATTTTGATAATTAACTTGGTTGGTGGCTTCATTATTGGAATGACCATTCATGGTATGCCCTTTTCAGAGGCACTTTCGACCTATTCTATCCTAACGATCGGTGATGGATTAGTAAGTCAGATCCCAGCGCTATTAATATCTACCGCTGCAGGATTGATTGTAACTAGAGCTTCTTCGGAAGGGAATTTAGCAGATGATTTAACAGGACAATTATTCTCTTATCCTAAGTTGATTTATATTGTTGCTGTTACGATTGCATTTCTGGGATTCTTTACACCCATTCATGTAATTTCTACATTACCGTTAGCCCTCCTCTTGGCTTATGCTGCTTGGAAGATGCAGAAGAACTTGGAGAAAAAACAAATGGCTGAAGTGCAAATGGAGGAGGAGCAGCAAATCGAAGAGGTCCGAAGTCCAGAAAGTGTTATCAATTTATTGCAAGTAGATCCCATTGAATTTGAATTTGGCTATGGTTTAATTCCTCTGGCCGACACGCAACAAGGTGGAGATTTACTAGATAGAATTATTATGATACGTAGGCAGTGTGCACTTGAATTAGGACTTGTAGTGCCTGTTATCCGAATTCGCGACAATATTCAACTAAAACCGAACGAATATGTCATAAAAATTAAAGGAAATGCCGTAGGCGGTGGTGAATTATTACTAAATCACTATTTAGCAATGAGTCCTGGGTATGAAGATGAATCGATATCAGGTATTGAGACATTGGAACCTGCTTTTGGGCTTCCTGCCTTATGGATTGATGAATCCACGAAAGAACGTGCGGAATTATCCGGGTATACTGTCGTGGACTCACCCTCGGTAGTTGCAACACATCTAACCGAGTTGATTAAGAAACATGCACACGAATTAATTGGTCGTCAAGAGACAAAGACACTGATCGACAATTTAAGAGACAGTTATCCTGTGCTTGTGGATGAACTCATTCCATCGGTTCTATCCGTGGGTGATGTACAGAAAGTGCTTGCGAAGTTACTTCGAGAAAAGATATCTGTGCGTGATTTAGTAACTATTTTTGAAACATTAGCTGACTATGGTAATTATTCAAAAGACCCTGATGTTCTGACGGAATATGTAAGACAGGCTCTCTCAAGACAAATTACCCAGCAGTATTCTCAAGAGGGAGAGACTTTGAAGGTCATAACTGTAGGACCTACACTTGAGAAGAAAATTGCTGAAAGTGTGCAACAGTCAGAACAGGGAAGTTATCTTGCTATGGACCCTGTTTCAACACAGACGGTGTATCAAAAGCTTAATGAACAGATTAATCGCTTATTACAGTCAGGACAACAGCCTATCTTTCTAACTTCGCCAACCATTCGTATGTATCTACGGCAAGTCATTGAGAGAACTATGCAGGACATTCCGGTGCTATCTTATAGCGAACTGGAACCTAATGTTGAAATTCAAAGCGTCGGAGTGGTGAATTTATGA
- the flhB gene encoding flagellar biosynthesis protein FlhB: MSKVEKRRITSRYPLDLQLFSGEKTEKATPKKRQDTRKKGQVAKSAELSTSVILLTCFLSLLVFSGYIKERVVDLYKDVFMNRMSMDITIENVMDLLTQYSIQILLILAPVFIIVIVMALIVNLVQVGFMLTGDSLKIKFSKINPIKGFKNIFSIRSLVEFAKSIFKILIIGYLVYSTLSGQMSNIASLAEINVESILSFTAGLTLTLGLKIASALFILAVFDYIYQRYEYEKGIRMSKQDIKDEYKKMEGDPLIKGKIRERQRRMAMQRMMQEVPKADVIITNPTHFAIALQYDGTQMEAPIIIAKGQDYMALRIREIAKEHGVMTMENKPLARALFQRAEIGDSIPADLFQAVAEVLAYVYKLKGKAK; encoded by the coding sequence ATGAGTAAGGTGGAGAAACGAAGGATAACTTCTAGGTATCCGTTAGATTTGCAATTATTCTCTGGAGAAAAGACAGAAAAGGCAACGCCTAAGAAACGTCAGGATACGCGTAAAAAGGGTCAAGTTGCAAAGAGTGCAGAGCTCTCAACCTCTGTTATTCTTCTTACATGTTTTCTAAGTCTCCTTGTGTTTAGTGGCTACATTAAAGAACGAGTTGTTGACCTATATAAAGATGTGTTCATGAATAGAATGTCTATGGACATTACGATTGAAAATGTAATGGACCTATTGACGCAGTATAGTATACAAATTCTACTTATCCTGGCACCTGTTTTTATCATAGTTATCGTTATGGCGTTGATCGTAAATTTGGTTCAAGTAGGATTTATGTTAACGGGTGACTCACTCAAAATAAAATTCAGTAAAATCAATCCAATTAAGGGCTTTAAAAATATTTTCTCTATTCGATCATTGGTGGAATTCGCGAAATCAATTTTCAAAATACTGATCATAGGTTATCTGGTATACAGTACATTATCGGGACAAATGTCAAATATTGCTTCACTTGCCGAAATTAATGTTGAATCGATCTTGTCATTTACTGCAGGTTTAACACTTACACTTGGACTTAAAATTGCATCTGCTTTATTCATACTTGCAGTGTTCGATTACATTTATCAGCGTTATGAATATGAAAAGGGCATTCGAATGTCTAAACAAGATATTAAGGATGAGTATAAGAAGATGGAAGGAGACCCTCTCATAAAAGGTAAAATACGGGAACGCCAACGAAGGATGGCCATGCAGCGTATGATGCAGGAAGTCCCTAAAGCAGACGTTATTATTACCAATCCTACTCACTTTGCAATCGCATTGCAATATGATGGAACACAAATGGAGGCTCCAATTATTATAGCGAAGGGTCAGGACTATATGGCTTTACGCATCCGGGAAATTGCTAAAGAGCATGGCGTTATGACTATGGAAAACAAGCCGTTGGCTCGAGCGTTGTTTCAAAGGGCGGAAATCGGAGACTCCATTCCTGCTGATTTGTTTCAAGCAGTAGCCGAAGTACTGGCTTATGTATATAAACTTAAAGGTAAAGCCAAATAA